The stretch of DNA AACCAGCCGTTACACCCGGTACGACTAATACAAAATGACCGCAATTGGTTTTTTCCATTGGTAATGCACGACCGTCCCAATGATTAAAGTCACCTATAACACTGCAACTTTGAGCATGAGGGGCATAAACAGCGAAGCGTGTTGCTGGCATATTACTATCTAGCGTAATAAGCTGTGCACCTAACTGATTGTAAATATTCGATGCGCGCTCTCTTACATGATGTACTGCGTAATAAGCTTCTTGTTTATATTGGTAGGGATCATCAACAATTGTTTGTTGTAAGCCACCGGCATGGCTTTTAGTGACTCTCAAGCGATATCGAAACGCTTTACGTCGTTTTGGTAACTCACAGATGAATAACCCCAAGTCATCTGCAATGTCGAAGGTCGCTAACTGTCGATTACGCTTGGCTTCAAGTAATTCAACTTTAACCGCTCCAGGAAACCAAGCTCTAATAAAATAACCTGGCTGTTGTTCGTTCTTGAATAAACCTAACTCGTTAAACGGATGGATAAGAACTGCGCGATTAAGACTATTCGCTAGTGCCGAGCTACTATTAGGTTTATTTTCTGAATTCACTTTTACCACCCATTATAAAGCTAGTGTTTTAATATAAATTGAAACGGGTTTTAATCAAAAACAGCACCTCTTGGTGCTGTTTTATAACGAGTTAAGCTTGCGATCGTGCTTTTGTTAAATCGTGTGTTAGTTGATTAATTTCAGGTTTATTAAAAATATCCTCTAAATTAACGCTTAACTTACGGCGCCAATTTGGATATTCCTCACTAGTGCCCGGAATATTAACTGGCATATCCATTTGCAACCAATCTTCTAACTGCAAACTAAGCAACGCCGTTGCTCCTTTTGCCATGTGCAACTGCAGTCCGTAGTTTAGCTCTTGAGACATGCCAACATAGTTGGCGTCACGACCGACATTGTCAGAAACACTATTATGGCCATGCAAACTGTCTAGTATTGCTTGTTTAGCCTTAATTCGATCGTCATACAACGATTTCATTAATTCATCGCCTGAATACAGTCCTATTTGTTGGCCAAGCTCTAAGTCTTTGCAATGCCAATAGCCGATTAAGGTTGGCATATCATGCGTCGTTAACGTCGCCATAGCTTGTTCTGGATAATGTGAAGGTGAGAAAAATCCACCGTCTTCAGCCTGTTCAAAGAAAAATACTTTATAAGAATGAATGCCATTTTCTTGCAATTTACCAACGATATCATCAGGCACTGTCCCTAAGTCTTCACCAATAATTGCACACTCATTTAAGTGGCTTTCTAACGCTAAAATAGCTAACAAGTCATCGACCGGATAATACACGTATGTGCCCGCCTTAGATGATTCACCTTTAGGTACCCACCAAAGACGAAGTAACGCCATGACATGATCGATACGCAACGCGCCACAGGCATGCATATTCGAGCGAAACAGATCAATAATTGGCTGATATGCTTGCTGATAGAGCTTAACGGGATCCATCGGCGGCAGACCCCAATTTTGTCCAAGCGGACCAAGTACATCTGGCGGAGCGCCTACAGAAGCGTCAGTACAATACAAATCTTTATTTGCCCAGATTTCAGTACTACCCTCGCTTACACCCACCGCTAAATCACGATACGTTCCCATTGCCATGCCTTTTTCAGCACTTACGGCATTGGCTTTTTCCAGTTGCGTTAAAGCAATGAATTGAATATAGGCATAAAAATCAACTAATTCAGCATGTTCCGCCACAAAGTTCTTTACCGCAACCGAATTATAATCTTTAAATTCTGCTGGCCAGACAGGCCAACCCCAGTTGTCACCAATATAGCGGCCTTCAGATTTGAAATGGTCTTGAATTGCATCAAAGGTAGCTAATTGCAAAAGACTATCGCCACCGTCTTTTTTGAAAGACGCAAATGCTTCAGCGTAAGAGGTTTGTTGTTTTAGTTCATTTTCTAAAAAATAATTATAAAGTGGTTTGAGTGCTCGAATTTTTAAATCCATCACTGACTCATAATCAACCAGTTCACTTTGTTTCGCA from Psychrosphaera aestuarii encodes:
- the malQ gene encoding 4-alpha-glucanotransferase; amino-acid sequence: MNQSLIEQLADARGIESEYTDAWGNQAIIEHTSKTKILAAMGYPVDDEIALLNVIEEETKQQWLTVLEPVTVSRVDQPVPVFIKLPIDFVNDELTLKVYQQGALIKEIKVVPIDNQLIANVEINDIEIQQYLIEIDFQLDMGYFDLTLLEDGNDEPLGEGRLIVAPQQCYKQPDIVNGKKLWGPSVQLYCVKSEKNWGVGDFSDLAYLIEKVADRGADFVGLNPIHALYPNNGNACSPYSPSSRRWLNVIYIDVEQVVGFSKDQNTQELVNSDAFKQQLLRAKQSELVDYESVMDLKIRALKPLYNYFLENELKQQTSYAEAFASFKKDGGDSLLQLATFDAIQDHFKSEGRYIGDNWGWPVWPAEFKDYNSVAVKNFVAEHAELVDFYAYIQFIALTQLEKANAVSAEKGMAMGTYRDLAVGVSEGSTEIWANKDLYCTDASVGAPPDVLGPLGQNWGLPPMDPVKLYQQAYQPIIDLFRSNMHACGALRIDHVMALLRLWWVPKGESSKAGTYVYYPVDDLLAILALESHLNECAIIGEDLGTVPDDIVGKLQENGIHSYKVFFFEQAEDGGFFSPSHYPEQAMATLTTHDMPTLIGYWHCKDLELGQQIGLYSGDELMKSLYDDRIKAKQAILDSLHGHNSVSDNVGRDANYVGMSQELNYGLQLHMAKGATALLSLQLEDWLQMDMPVNIPGTSEEYPNWRRKLSVNLEDIFNKPEINQLTHDLTKARSQA